Proteins from a genomic interval of Medicago truncatula cultivar Jemalong A17 chromosome 3, MtrunA17r5.0-ANR, whole genome shotgun sequence:
- the LOC11420442 gene encoding dehydrin ERD14 — protein sequence MAEENQNKYEETTATNSETTEIKDRGVFDFLGGKKKDEEHKPQEEAIATDFNHKVTLYEAPSETKVEEKEEGEKKHTSLLEKLHRSDSSSSSSSEEEVDGEKRKKKKKEKKEDTSVAVEKVDGTTEEKKGFLDKIKEKLPGHKKTDDVTTPPAPPVVVAPAETTTTSHDQGDQKKGILEKIKEKIPGYHPKTATDHDHDHDHKDETTSH from the exons ATGGCTGAGGAGAATCAGAACAAGTACGAGGAAACTACAGCAACCAACTCTGAGACGACAGAGATCAAAGACAGGGGTGTTTTTGATTTCCTAGGTGGTAAGAAAAAGGATGAAGAACATAAGCCTCAAGAGGAAGCTATTGCAACTGATTTTAATCACAAGGTGACTTTGTATGAAGCTCCATCAGAGAccaaagttgaagaaaaagaagaaggtgAAAAGAAACACACCAGCCTCTTGGAGAAACTTCACCGATCTGATAGCTCTTCAAGCTCT TCGAGCGAGGAGGAAGTTGAtggagagaagaggaaaaagaagaagaaagaaaagaaggagGACACATCAGTGGCAGTAGAGAAAGTTGATGGAACAACTGAGGAGAAGAAAGGCTTCCTAGACAAGATTAAGGAGAAGCTTCCAGGACACAAGAAAACTGATGATGTAACAACTCCACCAGCACCACCTGTTGTTGTTGCTCCTGCTGAGACAACAACTACTAGTCATGATCAAGGAGATCAGAAGAAAGGTATATTGGAAAAGATCAAAGAGAAGATTCCTGGTTATCACCCTAAGACTGCTACTGATCATGATCATGATCATGATCACAAGGATGAGACTACTTCTCATTGA